The Amycolatopsis sp. QT-25 genomic sequence GGTGGAGAGCCTGTTTCTGACCCGGGTGCTGGACGCGCTGCGTGCGGGGGGCGACGAGGTGCTGTTCCTCCAGGATGGCCGGGAGACCGGCTATGCGCGGGCACTCGGCCTGGTACGCCGGATGTACGCGGGGCTGCCGGAACGCGGAGTGGTCGCCATCGACGCCGGCAACCGGCCGGAAACCGTCCTCCTGCAGATCGCCGCACAGCTACGGGGTTCTACAGTGCTGCTCGTCGCCGCCTCGGCGAGTTCGCCGGATCGCTTGGCCGCGGTCGAGGCCGCCGGGGTCACGACCCTGGTGACCGAGCAGCCGGCGGACTGGCCCGCCGGCGACGCGCGGGTGAGCACACTCGACGAACTGGTGGACCGCGACGGTACCGACCCGGTGGCACTGCCGGCGTCGGTCTCGGTCATCTTCCCCACCGGCGGTACCACCGGGACGCCGAAACTCATCCGGCACAGCGGGATCTACGACGGGATGGCGCAGATCTTCGCGCCGGATCCGGCGGGGCCGGGACGCACGCTGCTGATCGCGCCGATGACGCACATGACCGGCAACGCCACCGTGCTCGGGGCGATCCTGCGGCGGGAGAGTGTCGTGCTGCTGCGGGGCTTCGACGCGGGCGCGGTGCTGGACGCGATCGCGGAACACCGGATCACCACGCTGTCCCTCACGCCAGCGCGCCTGGCCGAGGTGCTCGACCATCCGGCCATGACGTCCACCGACGTCAGCAGTGTGCGGCAGCTTTCGCTGGGAGCCGCACCGCTTCCGCCGAGACGGCTGGCCCAGGCCCTCGAGGTGTTCGGACCCGTGGTCGGGCAGGGATACGGGCTCACCGAGGCGCCGATGATCGCGAGCATCTCCGCGGCGGAGCTCGGCGGGCGGCCGGAGCGGCTCGAGTCCGTGGGCCGGATCGTGCCGGGGATGGAAGCCAGGATCGACGACGGGGAGGTCCTGGTGCGTGGCCTGGCCATGATGGTCGGCTACCACGGGTCGGCGCCGATCGGGGACGGCTGGCTGCGGACCGGTGATCTCGGGCGGTTCGACCACGAGGGGTACCTCTACCTGCTGGACCGGGCGAACGACGTCATCATCACCGGCGAGCACGGCACCAAGGTGTACTCGACCGTGGTCGAGAACGCCCTCGCGCGGCATCCGCTGATCCGTTCCGTGGCCGTTTTCGGTGTGCCCGGTGACGGCGGCGAGGGCGAGCGGGTCCACGCCGTGGTGGTGCCCGTCGTCCCGGGAGCGCTGACGGCCGAAGAAGTCCGGGCGCACGCCAGGGAGTTTTTCGGACGAGAGCATTTCGTACCGTCCGATGTGGATTTCGCCGACGCGCTGCCGCTGACGGCGATCGGCAAGGTCGACAAGCGGGCGCTCCGGGCGCCGTTCTGGTCCGGGCACCGCCGCCACATCGCCTGACCGCGCCGCACACGCGTGTCGTCCGTCCCGGCACGTGTGTCGTCCCACCGAGCACGCGAAACCGCCACTCGCGCCCAGGCGGCACTCATCCGATCCCTTACTGAACCTGGTCGCTGAAGCGGCTTCGGCCGATCGCAGGCCTTCACGCACTTCCACAGGGTGAGGTCCGGTTTCGTCGGCTGTACCCCTCACGAGAGAAAACCAAGGCGGCGGCCCAGCGGACACTCGTTCACCGAGAAGTGTCCCGAATGGACACTCGCACCCAGTCCGCTCGCCGCCAGGCCGACTCCTGCCTCAGTGGACGTGCACCGCTTCCCACTCCGGGAACGGATCCGCGCCGCCCGAACCGGCGGCCAGGCAGGACCGGAGCGAGTCCAGCAGGGCGTCCTCCTCCAGCCCGACCCCGATGAACACGAGTTCCTGCCGCGGCGCCTCTTCGACACCCTGTGGCTCGAACCGGGCGACCGACCCGGCCTGCGACCACAACCCGGTCACCCCCGGCCGCGACGTCAGCGAGAAGAACCCCTTCGACCGCAGGACCGTTCCGAACTCCCCGGAATCGAGCCTGCCGACGAAGTCCCACAGCCGTTCCGGATCGAACGCCCGCCCGGCACGGAAGACCACGCTCGAAATCCCGTACTCCTCCGTCTCCGGAACGTGATCACCGTTGAGTTCGGCCACCCAGCCGGGTGCCTCCTGCGCGCGCTCGACGTCGTAGCGCCCGGTGCCGAGCAACCTGTCGAGAGGGACCCGGCCGTGGGTCGAGACGATGACCTCGGCGGCCGGGTTGAGTCGCCGGAGCACCGCCGTCAGCCGGTCGAGGGAGCCGGGCGGGACCAGATCCGCCTTGTTCAGCAAGAGCACGTCCGCGAACTCGATCTGGTCCATCAGCAGGTCGCTGACCGTCCGCTCGTCCCCGTCGTACTGGTCGAGTCCGCGTTCGGTCAGCGCGTCGCCGGTCGCCAGTTCCCGCTCGAAGTTCACCGCGTCGACCACGGTCACCATCGTGTCGAGCCGCGCGGAGTCCAGCAGGGTGGCGCCGTCCTCACGGGCGAAGGAGAACGTCGCCGCCACGGGCATCGGCTCGGAGATCCCGCTCGATTCGATGAGCAGGTAGTCGAACCGGTCGTCTTCGCACAACCGCGAGACCTCGTCCAACAGGTCGTCGCGCAAAGTGCAGCAGATGCAGCCGTTGGTCATCTCGACGAGCCGTTCCTCGGTGCGGGACAGGCTGTTCCCGTCCCGCACCAGCGTGGCGTCGATGTTGACCTCGCTCATGTCGTTCACGATCACCGCCACCCGCAGCCCTTCGCGGTTGGCGAGGACGTGGTTGAGCACGGTCGTCTTGCCCGCACCGAGGAATCCGGACAGCACCGTGACCGGCGTCTTCACTCTCCACCCTGATGGCCGTGTTCGCTGAAGAAGTGTTTCATGAGCTTGCGCGGCACGAGCTTGGTCTCGCCGTTCAGCTTGATCGGCACGAGATCGGGCACGGCCGCCTTCCACCGCGAACGCCGGGACCGGGTGTTGCTGCGCGACATCTTCCGCTTCGGGACGGCCATTACTTCGACCCTCCGCGCCGTCCGTAGCGGCGATGGAACTTCTCCACCTGTCCGGCGCTGTCCATGATCCGCTGGGTGCCGGTCCAGAACGGGTGCGACGACGAGCTGATCTCGACGTTCACCACCGGATAGGTGTTGCCGTCGCTCCACTCGATGGTCTGCTCCGAGGTGGCGGTGGAGCGGGTCAGGAAGGCGTCCCCGGTGGAGAGGTCCTTGAACACCACTGGGTGGTAATCGGGGTGGATTCCCGGTTTCACTCTGTTTCGTCCTTTCGGTTCGACACGTTCACGTCGTGCTTTTCGGGGTCGATTTCCGTGTCTTCACACGGTTCTTCGTGCCACTCGCCGAACGGATCGGGGTAGCGGAGCCATTCCTGCTCCCCGGCGGCGAGTTCCTCTTCGGTCAGCAGCGCCTCGTTCAGGGCGGCTTCGATCTCCTCCGGGGTGGCCTGATCGGTGACGACGACCAGTTCCTGCGCGCGGTCACCGAACAGCGGGTCCCAGCGCAGGGAAGCGAGGGTGCGGCGTTCGGGGGAGACGTCGGCCCAGTCCGGACCGTCCGGGGCGGCGAGCCAGGCCCCGGCGTGCCCGACACCGAGACCACCGCCCGCGGATTCGATCCACAGCGCCATGTCGAGCTGACTCGCCACCCAGAGCCGTCCCCGGGTGCGAACGACGCCGTCCAGCAGGACGTCGATGGCGTCGTGGAGCCGCTCCGGGTGGAAGGGGCGCTGTGCGGTGAAGGTCAGCAGGCCGATACCGCAGTCGGTGTGCAACGGTGGCTCGCCGCGCAGCAGCGGTCCGTGCATGTCGGTGACCTCGCCGCGCCGGGCATCGGAGGGGACGGCGTCGAGAACGGTCTTCCCATCCACAGTGGACAGTTCGACGCGGGGGATCGACGGTGCGACCCGGTCGAGCACAGCCGAAGCCTTCGCCGCGGACCAGGCATCGGTCGCCGCGCCGGCGAGGACGAGCAGGTCGGCGAATTCGACTTGGGACAGCGCGACCTGGGCGACGGTGCGTTCGTCCTCGGGGCTGGCCCGCAGGTTCCGTTCCGCCAGCGTGTCGTCGCCGGTGCTGTCGGCCAGCCAGCCCGCGCAGTCGACGACGGTCAGCACGGCCCGCAGGTCGACGTCCTCGATCACCGGCCGCTCGCCGACGAGGACGTTGTGCAGCGCCCAGCTGACCGGTTCGGGCTCCATCGCCTCGTCGAGCCGCACCACGATGCGCCGCACCCGAGGCATCCGGGAGAGCTTGCGCAGCAGCGGGAGCAGGTCT encodes the following:
- a CDS encoding AMP-binding protein; its protein translation is MESLFLTRVLDALRAGGDEVLFLQDGRETGYARALGLVRRMYAGLPERGVVAIDAGNRPETVLLQIAAQLRGSTVLLVAASASSPDRLAAVEAAGVTTLVTEQPADWPAGDARVSTLDELVDRDGTDPVALPASVSVIFPTGGTTGTPKLIRHSGIYDGMAQIFAPDPAGPGRTLLIAPMTHMTGNATVLGAILRRESVVLLRGFDAGAVLDAIAEHRITTLSLTPARLAEVLDHPAMTSTDVSSVRQLSLGAAPLPPRRLAQALEVFGPVVGQGYGLTEAPMIASISAAELGGRPERLESVGRIVPGMEARIDDGEVLVRGLAMMVGYHGSAPIGDGWLRTGDLGRFDHEGYLYLLDRANDVIITGEHGTKVYSTVVENALARHPLIRSVAVFGVPGDGGEGERVHAVVVPVVPGALTAEEVRAHAREFFGREHFVPSDVDFADALPLTAIGKVDKRALRAPFWSGHRRHIA
- a CDS encoding GTP-binding protein, giving the protein MKTPVTVLSGFLGAGKTTVLNHVLANREGLRVAVIVNDMSEVNIDATLVRDGNSLSRTEERLVEMTNGCICCTLRDDLLDEVSRLCEDDRFDYLLIESSGISEPMPVAATFSFAREDGATLLDSARLDTMVTVVDAVNFERELATGDALTERGLDQYDGDERTVSDLLMDQIEFADVLLLNKADLVPPGSLDRLTAVLRRLNPAAEVIVSTHGRVPLDRLLGTGRYDVERAQEAPGWVAELNGDHVPETEEYGISSVVFRAGRAFDPERLWDFVGRLDSGEFGTVLRSKGFFSLTSRPGVTGLWSQAGSVARFEPQGVEEAPRQELVFIGVGLEEDALLDSLRSCLAAGSGGADPFPEWEAVHVH
- the rpmF gene encoding 50S ribosomal protein L32, translating into MAVPKRKMSRSNTRSRRSRWKAAVPDLVPIKLNGETKLVPRKLMKHFFSEHGHQGGE
- a CDS encoding type B 50S ribosomal protein L31, whose product is MKPGIHPDYHPVVFKDLSTGDAFLTRSTATSEQTIEWSDGNTYPVVNVEISSSSHPFWTGTQRIMDSAGQVEKFHRRYGRRGGSK
- a CDS encoding GTP-binding protein codes for the protein MTDNPRVPLVLISGLAPGPNADLAERLRLAEPGTAVVHHDLRRIHSGVVRRRIRLGDRDQLTVLELAHGCVSCTVREDLLPLLRKLSRMPRVRRIVVRLDEAMEPEPVSWALHNVLVGERPVIEDVDLRAVLTVVDCAGWLADSTGDDTLAERNLRASPEDERTVAQVALSQVEFADLLVLAGAATDAWSAAKASAVLDRVAPSIPRVELSTVDGKTVLDAVPSDARRGEVTDMHGPLLRGEPPLHTDCGIGLLTFTAQRPFHPERLHDAIDVLLDGVVRTRGRLWVASQLDMALWIESAGGGLGVGHAGAWLAAPDGPDWADVSPERRTLASLRWDPLFGDRAQELVVVTDQATPEEIEAALNEALLTEEELAAGEQEWLRYPDPFGEWHEEPCEDTEIDPEKHDVNVSNRKDETE